A window of Candidatus Dormiibacterota bacterium genomic DNA:
TCGTGGGCGTAATCCAATGGGAGAAGATCTCCAGCGGCTCGCTATCGGAGAGACGAACGCCCGTCTCTTCCAACACTTCGCGCCGTGCGGCCGCAACGAGGCCTGCTTGAAGGTCGTGACTCGGCGGCGAAGCCATCCGGAAGAGGCGGCGCAGCTCTTGCGGGCTCGCGCGCGGTTGCGCATGCTGGTCTTGCGGGTCGACGGTTCCGCCTGGAAAGACGTAGACGTTCGGAGCGAAAGCGCTCTTCTCGCTGCGCCGCAGCATGAAGACCTCGATCCCGTGGGAGCTCGCGTCTCGTGCCAGCATCACGGTAGACGCCGGGCGTACATCCATTCCTGGCGAATACGCCTCCCATGCGTATCGCCCTTGGAAGCGACCTGCGCTGCGAGCTGACCGACGCGCTCGAGCGGCACCTACGCGAGCGCGGCGACGATCTCGCGCTCTTCGGCGCGCTCGATCCGCACGCGCAAGCCGACTGGCCCAGCGTCGGACGAGCCGTGGGCGAGGCGGTTGCGTGCGGAGCCTGCGCGAGCGGCATCGTCTGCTGCTGGACGGGAACCGGCGTCTCGATTGCCGCGAACAAAGTACGCGGTGCGCGCGCGGCGCTGTGCGGCGACGCGGAGACGGCACGCGGCGCACGCGCGTGGAACGACGCCAACGTCCTCGCGCTCTCGATCCGCGCGATTACGCCCGCTCTCGCCGGTGAAATTCTTAACGCTTGGTTCTCTGCCGAACCACCAAAGGACGGCAAAGAGAAAGAGATGGTCGACGCTCTCAAATCTTGGGACGAACAATTGCCCTAAGAGTGAGGGGTGCGGCGCCGCCGAACGACATACAAGCAGAGAGGCTGCGCACACGCGTAGCCTCTGATCATCTGCCGTTACCGTGTCGCGGCTTTCTGTCGCAAACTCGGCACCCTCTCCCGGGTGGTTATGCGAAGGTTCCTCGCCCACTCAAGATTGCAGCATCGTAGCAGAGCTGCGCAAGAGCCGCAAGGGGCTAGTACCATGAATGAAGCGCCCACAAGACGACGAGCGACCAGTTGACTGCATGCGAGGTCCAACAGTACGCGCACGGTCGGCGCGTGACGAAAAGCAGCGAGTACGCAAGGAGGGCCGACGTTGCGGCCGCGAGCGCGACGAGGGCGAAGACGAGCAGCAAGAGGTCTGGCGGCAGCGGGAGCCAGGCCGCTACGGCGAGCGCCGGATAATACCAGGCGCCGAGGAGCGCATTCGAGACGCGCCCAACGAGGTGGGCGCGGGGCGTTTCGACCACGCTTGGCTCGCTGAGGCTGCCTCGTGCCGCCTGCCGAGCCCTTCCCAGCATGAAAAGCGATGCATAGAGACCAACTCCGCAGAGTACCGTGACCAGCGTCTCGACGATCACACCGCGCTCCCTTTGAGCACTTCCATCAGGCGGCTAGCCGCCATAGCGCTCCTCGGCGCTTCCTTCGTGCTTGCGGTCGTCGTCATCCGCTATCAACCGCTCGTCGAGCACCTGATCCGCTCCTACTACCCGTTTGCCTATCCCCTGGCGATTGCCGTCTTCGCGTTGGTTGCGTCGGCGCCGTTCTCGGTCACCGACGCGCTCGCGGTTATGAATGGTGCGATCTTCGGACCCGTGCTCGGCACGATCATCGATGCGATCGGACTCGTGCTCGCGGCGATGCTCGGCTACTGGATCAATCGGCACGCGTCGCGACTGCTCGACCTCGACTCCTACCTTGCGCGGTTGCCGGCATGGGTGAAGCGCTTTCCCGTCGGTTCCCCCGGCTTTCTCATCGCGGTGCGCATCATCCCGGGATTCGGCGGAACCGTTGCGACGGCGACCGCCGCTACCTTCCGCGTCCCGGTGTGGGTGCACGTCTGGACGATGTGCGCGGTGGCCATTCCCGTCTGCGCGATTCTTTCGATCTTCGGCAATCAGGTGACGATCTACGTTCACCGTTACGAAGCGCGCGCGCGCACGTATTTCGAGCACCATCATCCGCATTTCGACTTTCACTTTCGACACCACGTTCCACCGACGGGCGAACCGTGACCGGAGTTACGATGATCGCGAGCGCGCAAGCGCTCGACGCACTCTGCCCGCGCATCCGCGACGCGAGGCGCGTCGCGCTCGACACAGAGTTTCATGCCGAGCGTACCTACTCACCGCGTCTGATGGTCGTGCAGCTCGCGTTCGAAGACGGCGTCGCCATCGTCGATCCCATCGCCGTCGCGCACCTGCAGCCGCTGGCGGAAGCGCTGGCGCAGACCGAAGTCGTCGGGCACGCGCTCTCGTCCGATCTCAAGATCTTTGCGGATCGGTTCGATTGCGTTCCGGAGCGCGTCTTCGACACGCAAGTGGCGGCGGCGTTTCTCGGCTACGGCATGCAGGTATCGCTTGCCGAACTGGTACGCGATCTGCGCAACGTACGGCTCGCGAAGTCCCAAACGGTCAGCGATTGGGGCACGCGCCCCCTCTCGCCTCGCCAGATCGAGTACTTGGTCGACGA
This region includes:
- a CDS encoding NUDIX hydrolase: MDVRPASTVMLARDASSHGIEVFMLRRSEKSAFAPNVYVFPGGTVDPQDQHAQPRASPQELRRLFRMASPPSHDLQAGLVAAARREVLEETGVRLSDSEPLEIFSHWITPTSIAPRYDVFFFVARMPGGQTPVADATETHDGLWMTPTDALARGDAGRLALIYPTRKHLERLRGFRSVAELLAFARAKPILTVLAEGTERDGFALPDALEGTW
- a CDS encoding vitamin K epoxide reductase family protein, which encodes MIVETLVTVLCGVGLYASLFMLGRARQAARGSLSEPSVVETPRAHLVGRVSNALLGAWYYPALAVAAWLPLPPDLLLLVFALVALAAATSALLAYSLLFVTRRPCAYCWTSHAVNWSLVVLWALHSWY
- a CDS encoding RpiB/LacA/LacB family sugar-phosphate isomerase, yielding MRIALGSDLRCELTDALERHLRERGDDLALFGALDPHAQADWPSVGRAVGEAVACGACASGIVCCWTGTGVSIAANKVRGARAALCGDAETARGARAWNDANVLALSIRAITPALAGEILNAWFSAEPPKDGKEKEMVDALKSWDEQLP
- a CDS encoding VTT domain-containing protein; protein product: MSTSIRRLAAIALLGASFVLAVVVIRYQPLVEHLIRSYYPFAYPLAIAVFALVASAPFSVTDALAVMNGAIFGPVLGTIIDAIGLVLAAMLGYWINRHASRLLDLDSYLARLPAWVKRFPVGSPGFLIAVRIIPGFGGTVATATAATFRVPVWVHVWTMCAVAIPVCAILSIFGNQVTIYVHRYEARARTYFEHHHPHFDFHFRHHVPPTGEP